One Candidatus Peregrinibacteria bacterium DNA segment encodes these proteins:
- the secA gene encoding preprotein translocase subunit SecA, whose amino-acid sequence MLTKLITSLIGDPEKKAIQRMRKVVEKINALEQRYQTELTDEQVPQKTQEFRDRIASGESLDALLPEAFALVKNAARRLVGKSWPVRGIDQAWEMVHYDVQLIGGMVLHEGKIAEMRTGEGKTLVCTLPVYLNALAGKGVHVVTVNDYLAQRDAEWMGGLYKFLGMSVGVVTHNQPRDQKKDAYAADITYGTNNEYGFDYLRDNMAPNKEALVQRELFYAIVDEVDSILIDEARTPLIISAPAEESTEKYSSYSTLVKMLEENTHYNVDEKQRVATLTEEGIKKMEELMGVDNIYTEKGFEEVHHIEQALRAHAVYKKDVDYMIRDGEIIIVDEFTGRLMAGRRYGQGLHQAIEAKEGVTIKRESKTLATITFQNYFRMFQKLAGMTGTAKTEEEEFGTIYSLEVIQIPTNKTIQRVDKSDAIYKSEAGKFNAIANKVKEFHEKGQPVLVGTISVEKSEKLSTLLQKEGVSHSVLNAKYHEKEAEIVAQAGQRGAVTIATNMAGRGTDIKLGDGVAELGGLVIIGSERHESRRIDNQLRGRAGRQGDPGLSQFYVSMEDDLMRIFGGDRMKGLMERLGLPEDMPIENKMISRSLESAQSKVEGHNFDIRKHLVEYDTVINTHRDIIYKKRRAILESESLKNEALLLMEKEVEKIVLSNPENLKEVWETVNAIHRSPLKPIALESLEPLNPEARIDTLKKYFEDEYTEKEKSLPDPAIMRRAERAIFLRTLDMLWMRHIDELKDLREAVSLSGYGQRNPLVEYQNQAFQFFEELIEKIDRTTLTSLFHVKINVQLVNKPAPLATNANGEVLKVRTNQEQIEQNLVMPVQRTAIEVPSTQQPTVRVISAKTGQAIVSDADLIAPASKTTSTFPEVGRNDPCPCGSGKKYKKCHGA is encoded by the coding sequence ATGCTCACTAAACTCATCACTTCCCTCATCGGAGACCCTGAAAAAAAAGCGATCCAACGGATGCGTAAGGTCGTAGAAAAAATCAACGCACTCGAGCAGCGCTACCAAACCGAACTGACCGACGAACAGGTTCCTCAAAAAACTCAAGAATTCCGTGACCGCATCGCGAGCGGAGAAAGTCTCGATGCCCTTTTGCCCGAAGCCTTCGCCTTGGTTAAAAATGCCGCTCGCCGCCTGGTGGGCAAATCCTGGCCCGTGCGTGGCATCGATCAAGCCTGGGAAATGGTGCACTACGACGTACAGCTCATTGGAGGCATGGTCTTGCACGAAGGGAAAATCGCCGAAATGCGCACCGGGGAAGGTAAAACCCTCGTTTGTACCCTGCCCGTTTACCTCAATGCCCTTGCAGGAAAAGGTGTGCACGTCGTGACCGTGAACGATTATCTGGCTCAACGCGACGCCGAATGGATGGGAGGTCTTTATAAATTCCTAGGCATGAGCGTGGGCGTGGTGACCCACAACCAGCCTCGCGATCAGAAAAAAGACGCCTACGCCGCAGACATCACTTATGGAACCAACAACGAATATGGCTTCGACTACTTGCGCGACAACATGGCTCCCAACAAAGAAGCCCTAGTGCAACGCGAGCTTTTTTACGCCATTGTGGACGAAGTGGACAGCATCCTTATTGATGAGGCCCGCACTCCTCTCATCATTTCTGCACCTGCCGAAGAATCGACTGAAAAATACAGCAGCTACTCGACGCTCGTGAAGATGCTCGAAGAAAACACCCACTACAACGTAGACGAAAAACAGCGCGTCGCCACCCTCACCGAAGAGGGCATTAAAAAGATGGAAGAGCTGATGGGAGTGGACAACATTTACACCGAAAAAGGATTTGAAGAAGTGCATCATATTGAACAAGCACTCCGAGCCCATGCCGTCTATAAAAAGGACGTGGATTACATGATTCGTGATGGCGAAATCATCATTGTGGATGAATTCACGGGCCGCCTCATGGCCGGTCGCCGTTACGGCCAAGGTCTACACCAAGCCATTGAAGCCAAAGAAGGGGTAACAATAAAACGCGAAAGCAAAACCTTGGCGACCATCACCTTTCAAAATTACTTCCGCATGTTCCAAAAGCTCGCGGGCATGACCGGAACCGCAAAAACCGAAGAGGAAGAATTCGGAACCATCTACAGCCTCGAAGTCATTCAAATCCCCACCAACAAAACCATTCAGCGCGTGGACAAATCCGACGCCATTTATAAATCCGAAGCAGGAAAATTCAATGCCATCGCAAACAAAGTCAAAGAATTTCACGAAAAGGGCCAGCCTGTGCTGGTGGGAACCATCTCGGTTGAAAAGTCCGAAAAACTCTCGACACTGCTCCAAAAAGAGGGGGTTTCACACAGTGTTTTGAATGCCAAATATCACGAAAAAGAAGCTGAAATTGTGGCTCAAGCCGGACAACGCGGAGCCGTGACCATTGCCACCAATATGGCCGGTCGTGGAACCGACATCAAACTCGGCGATGGAGTGGCTGAACTTGGCGGACTCGTCATCATCGGTAGCGAACGCCATGAATCTCGCCGCATCGACAATCAGCTCCGTGGACGTGCCGGTCGCCAAGGAGACCCCGGCCTCAGTCAATTTTATGTTTCCATGGAAGACGACCTCATGCGCATCTTCGGCGGAGATCGCATGAAAGGCCTAATGGAACGCTTGGGTCTGCCCGAAGACATGCCCATTGAGAACAAAATGATCAGTCGCTCCCTCGAAAGCGCTCAAAGCAAAGTGGAAGGACACAACTTCGACATCCGAAAACACCTCGTGGAATACGACACGGTCATCAACACGCATCGCGACATCATTTACAAAAAACGCCGCGCCATCTTGGAAAGCGAAAGTCTCAAAAATGAAGCGCTGCTTCTCATGGAAAAGGAAGTGGAAAAAATCGTACTCAGCAATCCAGAAAACCTCAAAGAAGTGTGGGAAACCGTGAACGCCATCCACCGCAGCCCGCTAAAACCCATCGCCTTAGAAAGCTTAGAACCCCTCAACCCCGAAGCTCGCATCGACACACTCAAAAAATACTTTGAAGATGAATATACCGAAAAAGAAAAATCTCTGCCCGACCCTGCCATCATGCGCCGCGCCGAACGGGCCATTTTCCTTAGAACCTTGGACATGCTGTGGATGCGTCACATCGACGAACTCAAAGATTTGCGCGAAGCCGTTTCACTCAGTGGTTATGGACAACGCAATCCGCTAGTGGAGTACCAAAATCAAGCCTTCCAATTCTTTGAAGAGCTCATAGAAAAAATCGACCGTACCACTTTGACCAGCCTTTTCCACGTGAAGATCAATGTGCAACTGGTGAACAAACCCGCTCCCCTTGCAACAAACGCCAACGGCGAAGTGCTCAAAGTACGCACAAACCAAGAACAAATTGAACAAAACTTAGTGATGCCTGTGCAGCGCACCGCCATTGAGGTGCCCTCGACACAGCAGCCAACCGTGCGCGTCATTTCGGCAAAAACAGGCCAAGCCATCGTGAGCGATGCAGACCTCATTGCCCCCGCAAGCAAAACCACCTCTACTTTCCCTGAAGTCGGCCGCAATGACCCCTGCCCCTGCGGCAGCGGAAAGAAGTACAAAAAATGCCATGGGGCTTAA
- a CDS encoding Fic family protein, which yields MTIKNQLAIILKQAAWTQEKLARELNCSFATVNSWINGRSHPRPLSIEKIEELYKKFTGEKTLSQKELKAKYDGLLLKKHTIKNNFDLLMKRPDLYETFILSLTYNSNKIEGSTLTEDETASILFDNKALLHKTLTEQLEAKNHQTALEHLFRNLKAQKITEEWILKLHGILMNGIRHDAGCYRNHGVRIVGSFVPTANPLKIPQLMKDLVEWINKKEKNPVHHATVVHARFEKIHPFSDGNGRIGRLLMLAMLLKRNFPPAVIRQEKKRLYYTYLSKAQLEEDYSLLEDFIMDAIDESLEWML from the coding sequence ATGACTATAAAGAATCAATTGGCAATCATTCTTAAGCAAGCCGCTTGGACACAAGAAAAACTGGCTCGTGAATTAAATTGTTCTTTTGCAACCGTCAACAGTTGGATCAATGGCAGATCCCACCCACGCCCTCTCTCAATTGAAAAAATTGAAGAACTTTATAAAAAATTCACAGGAGAAAAAACGCTTTCTCAAAAAGAATTAAAAGCAAAATATGACGGACTATTACTGAAAAAACACACAATCAAAAACAATTTCGATTTGCTGATGAAACGTCCCGATTTGTACGAAACTTTTATTTTAAGTCTGACCTACAACTCCAACAAAATAGAAGGGAGCACTTTAACAGAAGATGAAACTGCAAGCATCCTTTTTGACAATAAAGCCCTTCTCCATAAAACTCTCACGGAGCAATTGGAGGCAAAAAATCATCAAACCGCTTTAGAGCATTTGTTTCGAAATTTAAAAGCACAAAAAATCACTGAAGAGTGGATATTAAAATTGCACGGCATACTCATGAATGGAATACGTCACGATGCCGGTTGTTACCGAAATCATGGAGTACGAATCGTAGGCTCCTTTGTTCCAACGGCAAATCCTCTGAAAATACCTCAATTGATGAAAGACCTTGTCGAGTGGATCAATAAAAAAGAAAAGAACCCTGTACATCATGCCACTGTGGTTCATGCACGTTTTGAAAAAATACATCCTTTTTCAGATGGAAACGGGCGAATTGGACGCCTGCTCATGCTGGCCATGCTTCTGAAAAGAAATTTCCCACCCGCCGTAATTCGACAAGAAAAAAAACGCCTCTATTACACCTATCTCAGCAAAGCCCAACTGGAAGAAGATTATTCCCTGTTGGAAGACTTCATAATGGACGCAATCGATGAAAGTTTAGAATGGATGCTTTAA
- a CDS encoding transposase, translated as MNKYIQDFITNKCRSIFTGLTLPQKKALAEVLRGLFVEATPILRHLAQNKEVSAKKQGNKYSHHLGNVDLQKKVEDFSVRAVASEIRKNTVIAYDLVDLSKPSAKKMEKLSQVYDSSEGSIEPGFLLHGVGVNNLLLKLRFHHNDKEFLGQVRKAILEELTQVFDHKGIFVFDRGNDDEKLFRDLRQVLKVQFIARVRENRTVVLKETGVLISVKELPEGSYEVFFDEKWKSAWGSLPQSAHTEPSGRKEPIRLIYSLKDSYTAEQIVNLYLERWGIEKSFKRVKQKFQLEKIRVLSLKKFINLIALTQFAMNLSVLMFRKVQALTHSLVTSVVSNYKGFIAKKSLTFNLESFITFLQNSLQSLQFHAPPKRQPSLFSFRQLKKLGSF; from the coding sequence ATGAACAAATATATCCAAGATTTCATTACAAATAAATGCCGAAGTATATTTACAGGTTTAACCCTGCCACAGAAGAAGGCCTTGGCTGAAGTACTTAGAGGACTTTTCGTAGAAGCCACCCCTATACTTCGGCATTTAGCCCAAAACAAAGAGGTTTCAGCAAAGAAGCAAGGGAACAAGTACTCTCATCATCTTGGGAATGTTGATTTACAGAAGAAAGTGGAGGATTTCTCAGTAAGAGCTGTAGCTTCTGAAATTCGTAAAAACACAGTGATTGCTTATGATCTCGTAGATCTTTCCAAACCTTCCGCAAAGAAGATGGAGAAATTGTCACAAGTATATGATTCGAGTGAAGGGAGCATTGAACCTGGTTTTCTTTTGCATGGAGTGGGCGTGAACAATCTGCTCCTAAAACTGCGTTTTCATCACAATGATAAAGAGTTCTTGGGACAGGTTAGGAAGGCTATTTTGGAGGAACTCACCCAGGTTTTTGATCATAAAGGCATTTTTGTCTTTGATCGTGGCAACGACGATGAGAAACTTTTTAGAGATCTTCGTCAGGTCTTAAAAGTGCAATTTATCGCAAGAGTAAGGGAAAACAGAACGGTTGTGCTTAAGGAAACTGGGGTCTTGATTTCTGTGAAAGAGTTGCCTGAAGGAAGCTACGAAGTGTTTTTTGATGAAAAATGGAAAAGTGCTTGGGGATCTTTGCCACAATCTGCTCATACGGAACCATCTGGAAGGAAAGAACCCATAAGGCTCATCTACTCACTCAAGGATTCATATACTGCAGAGCAGATTGTGAATTTGTATCTGGAAAGATGGGGAATTGAAAAGAGTTTTAAGAGAGTGAAGCAAAAGTTCCAGTTGGAGAAAATCCGTGTGCTTAGCCTGAAAAAGTTTATCAATTTGATTGCTCTGACTCAATTTGCAATGAACCTCTCTGTTCTTATGTTTAGGAAAGTCCAAGCTCTCACTCACAGTCTGGTTACTTCTGTTGTTTCCAACTACAAGGGGTTCATTGCAAAGAAATCACTCACCTTTAACCTGGAATCTTTCATAACTTTTCTCCAGAATTCTCTACAGTCACTCCAATTTCATGCCCCTCCAAAACGCCAACCCTCCCTCTTCTCATTCAGGCAACTGAAAAAACTGGGGTCTTTTTAG
- a CDS encoding type II toxin-antitoxin system PemK/MazF family toxin — translation MQKDFDRWNKNKVAWVLPMTTKGKNNFYYFPLKVGDNITISYLILSQIRLVSVKRFRRRVGRISTPLFQLVLRKIMHILNSA, via the coding sequence ATGCAAAAAGATTTTGATCGCTGGAACAAAAATAAAGTGGCTTGGGTTTTGCCTATGACTACAAAAGGGAAAAATAACTTTTATTATTTCCCCTTGAAGGTGGGTGATAACATCACAATTTCTTATCTTATTCTTTCGCAAATCAGGCTTGTGAGTGTTAAGCGTTTTAGAAGAAGGGTTGGTAGGATTTCTACTCCTTTGTTTCAACTTGTTCTTAGAAAAATAATGCACATTTTAAATTCTGCATAA
- a CDS encoding DNA translocase FtsK, whose translation MTAAFGRVGAHVLLAATFLVGLLLSVQVSLGDLLRAVTPSKKMMKKVIEVATPELVTIDRAEDEDEIKIVKLDEPARDESHALTLRQVNMKEVEARIAKQKDAGEEEAEFHPKKETVPEGEVVMVDQVVTNEEEMGEWAYPPLDLLEGSKESYEVNQSDLKRKADLIKTKLEQFGINVSMQEVHVGPTVVQYTLKPADGVKLSKITSLKNDIALALAAPAVRIEAPIPGKSLVGIEIPSSSRATVHLREMMETPDYANEKSKLKIALGRDVSGKSMVADLSKMPHLLIAGATGSGKSVGLNSFLLALLYNNSPRELKFIMIDPKQVELSTYNGLPHLLTPVITDPEKAATALRWAVAEMNRRYKVCADAGHRNIADYNADKKTAEKMPKIVVVIDELADLMMQAQKEVEASICRIAQMARAVGMHLIVATQRPSVDVITGLIKANIPARIAFTVASSVDSRTILDCQGAEDLLGNGDMLYLSGTMGKPVRIQGIYVSSKEIERVTNRLKLTSESPDFTHDITSKEVARQPVQGVPDAPDEAKTDDELMNAALECLKKNRKAASTSSLQRYLRIGYSRAARIIDMLEEAGYIGPSQGSKPREVYVREE comes from the coding sequence TTGACCGCGGCTTTTGGACGAGTGGGGGCCCACGTTTTGTTGGCGGCTACTTTTTTAGTCGGTTTGCTGCTTTCAGTGCAAGTGAGTCTTGGGGATTTGTTGCGCGCCGTCACTCCTTCTAAAAAAATGATGAAAAAAGTGATTGAAGTGGCCACGCCTGAACTCGTGACCATCGATCGTGCGGAGGATGAAGATGAGATTAAAATTGTTAAATTGGATGAACCGGCTCGCGATGAAAGTCACGCCTTGACTTTGCGCCAGGTGAATATGAAAGAAGTGGAGGCTCGCATTGCCAAACAGAAGGATGCAGGCGAAGAGGAAGCAGAATTTCATCCTAAAAAGGAAACCGTGCCCGAGGGGGAAGTGGTGATGGTGGATCAGGTTGTGACCAATGAAGAAGAAATGGGGGAATGGGCTTATCCTCCCCTAGATTTATTGGAAGGCAGCAAGGAAAGTTATGAGGTGAATCAAAGCGATTTGAAGCGCAAGGCCGATCTTATTAAGACCAAGTTGGAGCAGTTTGGTATCAATGTCAGCATGCAAGAGGTGCATGTGGGGCCCACCGTGGTGCAATACACCTTGAAGCCTGCGGATGGAGTGAAGCTTTCAAAAATCACATCCTTAAAGAATGATATTGCGCTTGCTTTGGCGGCACCTGCGGTTCGTATTGAAGCACCGATTCCCGGGAAATCGTTGGTGGGAATCGAAATTCCCAGCTCTTCTCGGGCCACTGTGCATTTGCGTGAAATGATGGAAACGCCGGACTACGCGAATGAAAAATCGAAGTTGAAAATTGCCTTGGGACGCGACGTTTCTGGGAAATCTATGGTGGCAGATTTGTCTAAAATGCCACATTTGCTTATTGCTGGAGCGACGGGATCGGGTAAATCCGTGGGGCTCAATAGTTTTTTGCTGGCGCTTTTGTACAACAACTCGCCTCGTGAACTCAAGTTCATTATGATCGACCCCAAGCAAGTGGAACTGTCCACTTACAATGGCTTGCCGCACTTGCTCACTCCGGTGATCACGGATCCAGAAAAGGCAGCGACGGCGCTTCGTTGGGCGGTGGCGGAAATGAACCGTCGTTATAAGGTTTGTGCGGATGCCGGGCATCGCAATATTGCCGACTATAATGCCGATAAAAAAACAGCGGAAAAGATGCCGAAAATTGTGGTGGTGATTGATGAACTTGCGGACCTCATGATGCAAGCTCAAAAGGAAGTGGAAGCATCCATTTGTCGCATTGCCCAGATGGCGCGTGCCGTGGGCATGCACCTCATTGTGGCTACGCAGCGCCCCAGTGTGGATGTCATTACGGGCCTGATTAAGGCCAATATTCCGGCGCGCATCGCTTTCACCGTGGCCTCGTCCGTGGACTCTCGCACAATTTTGGACTGCCAAGGGGCCGAGGACTTACTCGGGAACGGAGACATGCTTTACCTTTCTGGAACCATGGGCAAGCCCGTTCGCATCCAGGGGATTTATGTGTCTTCTAAGGAAATTGAACGTGTGACCAATCGACTCAAGCTCACCAGTGAGAGCCCTGATTTCACGCACGACATCACGTCGAAGGAAGTGGCTCGCCAGCCTGTGCAAGGGGTGCCTGATGCTCCCGATGAGGCGAAGACCGACGATGAACTCATGAACGCCGCGCTTGAATGCTTGAAAAAGAATCGCAAGGCCGCATCCACTTCTTCCTTGCAGCGTTATTTGCGCATTGGCTATTCGCGTGCGGCTCGCATCATCGACATGCTCGAGGAGGCTGGCTACATCGGTCCCTCGCAAGGCAGCAAGCCTAGGGAAGTGTACGTGAGGGAGGAGTGA
- a CDS encoding glutamate--tRNA ligase, producing MPVVTRFAPSPTGYLHVGGLRTALYAYLFAKQHNGKFILRIEDTDQKRYVEGAVESLQNALRYFDLNWDEGPIFQSHRTEIYQKHAQELLANGKAYRCFCTPEELEKMREEQSKLKIAPKYDRRCYELPTEKVQEKMAAGVPFVVRQLIPYKDIDFVDLIRGDMHFHGKDIDDQVLIKSDGLPTYHLANVVDDHEMEITHVIRGEEWLPSTPKHLWLYEAFGWTPPQYAHLPLLLNPDRSKLSKRQGDVAAEDFVAKGYLKEAMINFIAFLGWNPGTEEEIFSMDDLVKRFSLDRVQKAGAVFNLEKLDWLNRHYLRAKTPEELEALLLPLLEKEEWYTPELLSALAPEQKKAILTSVQTRMKTLVDGPAMLKPFLLPELNYKRELFFSEKMKVDEQTVKLALKNALPALEALDNYTDEEAIKAALVTVIEKLGLKNGQVLWPLRVALTNEEYSPGVFELCRVMGKELTLKRLKAAAAFFQ from the coding sequence ATGCCCGTCGTCACTCGTTTCGCTCCTTCCCCCACCGGCTACCTGCACGTGGGCGGACTTCGCACCGCGCTCTACGCTTATCTTTTTGCCAAACAACACAACGGCAAATTCATCCTGCGCATCGAAGACACCGATCAAAAGCGTTACGTAGAAGGCGCTGTGGAAAGCCTGCAAAACGCCCTTCGCTACTTCGACCTCAATTGGGATGAAGGCCCGATTTTTCAATCGCACCGCACTGAAATTTACCAAAAGCACGCCCAAGAACTGCTCGCAAATGGAAAAGCCTACCGCTGTTTCTGCACCCCCGAAGAACTCGAAAAAATGCGCGAGGAACAGAGCAAACTGAAAATCGCTCCCAAATACGACCGCCGTTGCTACGAACTGCCCACTGAAAAAGTCCAAGAAAAGATGGCCGCCGGCGTACCCTTCGTTGTTCGCCAACTCATCCCCTATAAAGACATCGACTTCGTGGATCTGATTCGAGGAGACATGCACTTCCACGGCAAGGACATCGACGATCAAGTACTCATCAAATCCGACGGTCTGCCCACCTACCACCTGGCCAACGTGGTGGACGACCACGAGATGGAAATCACCCATGTGATCCGCGGCGAAGAATGGCTGCCTTCCACCCCTAAACACCTCTGGCTTTACGAAGCTTTTGGATGGACACCGCCCCAGTACGCCCATCTTCCCCTCTTACTCAACCCCGACCGTAGCAAGCTCAGTAAGCGCCAAGGAGACGTAGCCGCCGAAGACTTTGTAGCCAAAGGTTACCTCAAAGAAGCCATGATCAACTTCATCGCCTTCCTCGGCTGGAACCCCGGCACCGAAGAAGAAATTTTCAGCATGGACGACCTTGTGAAACGCTTCAGCCTGGACCGCGTGCAAAAGGCCGGCGCCGTTTTCAATCTGGAAAAACTCGATTGGCTCAATAGACACTACCTGCGCGCCAAAACTCCTGAAGAACTCGAAGCGCTCCTCCTCCCCCTGCTTGAAAAAGAGGAGTGGTACACGCCCGAGCTGCTCAGTGCCCTTGCACCCGAACAAAAAAAAGCCATTTTGACCTCTGTACAAACCCGCATGAAAACCCTCGTGGATGGCCCCGCCATGCTGAAGCCCTTCTTGCTCCCTGAGCTCAATTACAAACGCGAGCTCTTCTTCAGTGAAAAAATGAAAGTAGACGAACAAACCGTCAAACTTGCCCTGAAAAACGCCCTGCCAGCCCTGGAGGCACTCGACAACTACACCGACGAAGAAGCCATCAAAGCTGCCCTCGTGACCGTGATTGAAAAACTGGGCCTAAAAAATGGACAAGTGCTCTGGCCCCTACGCGTGGCCCTCACCAATGAAGAATATTCCCCCGGAGTCTTCGAACTCTGCCGCGTGATGGGCAAAGAACTCACCTTGAAGCGCCTCAAAGCTGCAGCTGCTTTTTTTCAATAA
- a CDS encoding phosphotransacetylase, translated as MDFLATLYARAREQKKRIVFAEGNDARVLEAAALLEKESLCTPILLKDPTVQPQFATYVKRFQEIRGTTLDEATEKMKNAHYFATMLLHEGEADGMIAGPTAASRERILPALELIKTKIEHHKVSGAMLMLLPDTVDPDAANGGKLLFADCAVNIEPTVEVLAQIAIDTAETAQLLGMDPKIALLSFSTAGSTEHPLAKKMKDAAQLIRSQRSDLGVEGELQVDAALMDKVAALKDPGSSLAGHANVLIFPDLEAGNIAYKLVERLAGAKVIGPILQGLKKPMNEVSRGCSVEDIVNLATLTATLE; from the coding sequence ATGGACTTTTTAGCGACCCTTTACGCCCGGGCTCGCGAGCAAAAGAAGCGCATTGTTTTTGCCGAAGGCAACGATGCTCGCGTTTTAGAAGCAGCTGCCTTACTTGAAAAAGAAAGCCTTTGCACGCCCATCCTATTGAAAGACCCTACCGTTCAGCCCCAATTCGCCACCTACGTGAAGCGCTTTCAAGAAATTCGAGGAACTACGCTAGACGAAGCCACCGAAAAGATGAAAAACGCCCACTACTTTGCCACGATGCTGCTGCACGAAGGGGAAGCCGACGGCATGATCGCCGGCCCCACAGCCGCTTCTCGCGAACGCATTTTACCCGCACTGGAACTCATCAAAACAAAAATAGAACATCACAAAGTTTCAGGAGCCATGCTCATGCTGCTGCCCGACACCGTGGATCCAGACGCCGCCAACGGAGGTAAATTGCTTTTTGCCGATTGCGCGGTGAACATCGAGCCCACCGTGGAAGTGCTGGCGCAAATCGCCATCGACACTGCAGAAACCGCTCAACTTCTGGGCATGGACCCCAAAATCGCCCTGCTGTCTTTCTCAACCGCCGGTTCCACCGAACATCCCCTAGCTAAAAAGATGAAAGACGCTGCCCAGCTCATCCGCAGCCAACGCTCCGACCTCGGGGTGGAAGGCGAACTGCAAGTGGATGCCGCTCTTATGGACAAGGTAGCCGCCCTCAAAGATCCCGGCTCTTCTCTTGCAGGTCATGCCAATGTGCTGATTTTCCCCGACCTGGAAGCGGGCAACATCGCCTACAAACTGGTCGAAAGGTTGGCCGGTGCCAAAGTGATCGGACCCATTTTACAAGGCCTTAAAAAGCCCATGAACGAAGTGTCGCGTGGTTGCTCCGTCGAAGACATTGTGAATTTGGCCACACTCACCGCAACCTTGGAGTGA
- a CDS encoding NAD(P)-binding domain-containing protein produces the protein MDSFKPEQDLIVIGGGPKGLAMHCAAQRSGLNSLLLEVGRLGQSWEKSRVSPTLPIRPPNLEIIGDEAQGFKAYLSSSEAQKLLASHPIPESGPCALHFHAYLQWLKDKTPNIQEATPCQRLTKKEDYYQINGVWKTRNVVVATGQIGYGKDEFSYDATQKADTKFVAHTPAHVRDEAGYREFLGAAEEIAIVGANAGALGALFTLNEINFTGKVHLIGQYNAKAELLQELQRQGWALEKLQNSSFSIQYHNHGSVVNAEVEAKHVLLDLINHTRLTVERCLVATGYRFDVSKIPFLQELINTGALLLSDNKRYPKLQSDFSAQSEDELSGLFFMGTAAVAVNPQERWLESTRETVNTILKAIGERASDHQRSTFTSSGSSPVSVMYF, from the coding sequence ATGGACTCATTCAAACCAGAACAAGACCTGATAGTGATAGGTGGCGGCCCCAAGGGATTGGCCATGCACTGTGCTGCTCAAAGAAGCGGTTTAAACTCTCTACTTTTAGAAGTAGGGCGGCTCGGACAATCATGGGAAAAATCTCGTGTCTCTCCCACCCTACCCATCCGCCCACCCAATCTAGAAATCATTGGAGACGAAGCACAAGGATTCAAGGCATACCTATCCTCTAGTGAAGCCCAAAAACTTCTTGCGAGCCACCCCATTCCTGAATCAGGACCGTGTGCTTTACATTTTCACGCTTATTTACAATGGTTGAAAGATAAGACCCCAAACATTCAAGAAGCCACTCCCTGTCAAAGACTTACAAAGAAAGAAGACTATTACCAAATCAATGGTGTTTGGAAAACAAGGAACGTGGTGGTTGCCACAGGACAGATTGGCTACGGAAAAGACGAATTTAGCTATGATGCAACACAAAAAGCCGACACAAAATTCGTGGCACACACTCCAGCACACGTAAGAGATGAGGCAGGCTACCGTGAGTTTCTTGGAGCTGCAGAAGAAATTGCAATCGTGGGAGCCAATGCTGGAGCTTTAGGAGCACTATTTACACTGAATGAAATCAATTTCACCGGCAAAGTACACCTCATTGGTCAATACAATGCCAAGGCAGAACTTCTTCAAGAATTACAGAGACAAGGTTGGGCTCTAGAAAAGCTACAAAACAGCTCCTTCTCTATTCAATACCACAATCATGGCAGTGTGGTGAATGCAGAAGTGGAAGCCAAACATGTCCTCTTGGATTTAATCAATCACACAAGACTCACCGTGGAGCGTTGTCTAGTAGCAACAGGCTATAGATTCGATGTGTCCAAAATTCCCTTCTTGCAAGAACTCATAAATACCGGCGCTCTTTTATTAAGCGACAACAAGCGTTATCCAAAATTGCAAAGTGATTTTTCGGCACAAAGCGAAGATGAACTCAGTGGTCTATTCTTCATGGGAACAGCGGCAGTGGCTGTAAACCCTCAGGAACGTTGGCTTGAGAGCACTAGGGAAACCGTAAATACTATCTTAAAAGCAATAGGTGAAAGGGCTTCTGATCACCAGCGTAGCACCTTCACTTCCTCAGGATCATCCCCTGTTTCAGTGATGTATTTTTGA